Within the Burkholderia sp. NRF60-BP8 genome, the region CGTCCGCGCAACGGCTGCTGCTGGAGAACGGCGACGCCGACGCCGCGCGCAACCTGAGCCCCGACAGCCTCGCCGCGCTGTCGAAGGCCGGCAAGATCAAGGTCGCGTCGTGGCCGGTGTCGGCCCTGCTGTACCTGAGCCTGAACACGAAGAACCCGAACCTCGCGAAGCCCGAGGTCCAGCAGGCGATGAAGTGGCTCGTCGATTACGACGGCATCCAGCGCAACATCGTCAGCACGACCTACAAGGTGCATCAGACCTTCCTGCCCGAGGGCTTCCTCGGCGCGTCGAACGCGCGACCCTACAAGCAGGACGTCGCGAAGGCGAAGGCGTTGCTCGCGAAGGCCGGCTTGCCGAACGGTTTCGACGTGACGATGGACATGCCGAACGACTATCCGTACCTCGAGATCGCGCAGGCGCTGCAGGCGAACTTCGCGCAGGGCGGCATCCGCGTGAAGCTGATCCCCGGCGACGCGAAGCAGGCGATCGGCAAGTACCGCGCGCGCCAGCACGACATCTTCATCGGCGAATGGTCGCCCGACTACATGGACCCGAACAGCAACGCGCGCGGTTTCGCGTGGAATCCGGACAACTCGGACCAGTCGCCGACCAAGATGCTCGCGTGGCGCAACGGCTGGGACATTCCGCAACTGACGAAGGACACCGAGGCCGCGCTCGTCGAGCCGTCGCCCGCGAAGCGCGCGCAGCGTTACGAGGCGCTGCAGAAGGCCGTGCTCGCAAACTCGCCGTTCATCATCATGTTCGAGAAGGTCGTGCAGGTCGCCACGCGCCCCGGCGCGACCGGACCGGAAATCGGGCCGATCAACGACCTCGTGTCATACCGCACGCTCGCGAAATAATCGCGGCCGCCTGCACGCGCGGCCACACCGCCGTGCAGGTAATCGCCGCGGGCCGCAGGGCCGGCGCCGGCCCGTGCGGCGGCGGCGAACTACAATGACCTGCATCGCGCGGATACCGCGCCGGGCACACGTAACGGGACGAGAACATGCATTCGAGCGAGCACGCAGTGTGCGTGGCGATCAACGACAACAACCGCGCGTGGTACGAAATGCTCGTGCCGTTCCTGCTGTCGCTGCGGCACGCCGGCTACGACGGGCGGATCGCGGTAATCGGCTACGGGCTGTCCGAGCGCAAGCGGCAGATTCTCGCGAGCCAGTCGGTCGACGTGATCGACGCGTCGAGCGCCTATGCGCTGCCGGTCGGCCGCTTCATCGAGGCCGCCGAGTATTGCGCGCGCCATCCGCAGATCCGCAAGCTCGCGCTGTACGACGCGGACATCTGGTTCTGCGCGCCGCAGTTCGACCTGTTCTCGCAGATCGGCGACGACCGCATCCACGTGTGCCCCGACCCGCTGTTCTGCACGTTCGTCGTCACGCCGCTGATCGGCGAGCGGCGCGACCATCACTGGCGCCTCGTCGTCGACGAAGTCAATGCGCGCCACGGCGGTGCGCTGCAGGCCGGGCTCGTCGCCGGCACCGCCGACGCATGGGCGCGGTATGCCGACCACCTGCGCGACTGCATCGCCCGCATCGGCACCGATTTCCAGGAATGCTTCGGCATCGATACGACGTTCCTGCATCTGTGGAGCGCGCAAGGCGAAACGGCGCTGCTCGACCCGGTCCAGAACTTCGTCAGCAAGTACGGCATTCACGAATCGTTCGATGCGGGCAGCGGCAAGACGACGCTCAGGTATCACGGCGAGCCGATCCGTGCACTGCACATGACCGGCGACATCCGCTTCCTCGACCGGTGGCGCTACTACACGAACCACGCCGATGCCGCGCTGCGCGACGGCACGCCGTTCGCGCTGTCGGACGGCACGCCGGCCCCGTCCGATGCGCTCGCCGCACGCATCGCGGCGGCGGATTACGTGCGCTCGGCCGGGCTGACCGTTGCGTCCGCGGCGCTCGAGACGAGCGCGGGCGCCTACCTGCAGGCGATCGACGAACCGGGCGGCACGATGCTCGTCGGCAGCGGAAACCATGAAATCGTGTTCGCCGCGACCCGCGACATCGCACGGCTGAACGTCTACGTCACGCACCCGTCCGGCTCGCCGTCGCCGCTGCTGTGCGAGGTGCGGGTCGACGGCCACCCGCAGCGCAAAGGCACCGAACTGATGGCGCATTTCTGGTACCGGATAGCGGCCGGCGCCGTCGTCACGCTGCGCGCGACGAGCCTCGGCGGCCAGCAGTGCAACGCGATCTGGCGGCTGCGCGAAGCGCCGGACATGCAGCAGTAAGCGCCCGCACGCACGCATTCAATCGAACGCGGCCCATACAAGGTACGCATTCAGCCCGACGATCACGACCGTCGCCGCGCCGGCGACGATTCGCAGCGGCATCCGCATCGCGTAAGCGCCCATCACGTCCTTGCGCGCCGACAGCACCACCAGCGCGATCATCGGCATCGGCAACACGAAGCTCAGCACGACCTGGCTCGCCACCATCGCGCGCGTCACGTCGCAGCCGAGCACGACCACCGCGAACGCGGGCGCGATCGTCACCGCGCGCCGCACCCAGATCGACAGGCGGCGGTGGATGAAGCCCTGCATCACGACCTGCCCGGCCATCGTGCCGACCACCGAGCTCGACACGCCCGACGTCAGCAGCGCGACGAGAAACAGCGCGCCGGCCGCCGGCCCGAGCACCGGGACCAGCGTGTGATACGCATCGCCGATGTCGGTCATGCCCGGCGCGGCCACGCGGAACGCCGACGACGCCATCATCACCATCGCGAGATTCACGAATCCGGCAAGCCCGAGCGCGATCGCGACCTCACGGTTCGAGAAACGCACGAGCCGCCGCCGCTGCGCGTCGTCGCGCGGCGCGGTGCGATCCTGCGTGAGGCCCGAATGCAGATACAGTGTGTGCGGCATGATCGTCGCGCCGATGATCCCGACTGCGATCGTCAGCGCCGCATGATCCGGAATCTGCGGGACCACCAGGTGGAACGCGGCCGCACGCCAGTCCTGCGGCGCGATCAGCAACTCGCCGAGATAGCACGCGCCGATCACGCCGACCAGCGCCGCGATCGCCGCTTCGAGCGGCCGGAAGCCGCGCTTTTCGAGCGCGAGGATCGCGCAGGTCGCGAACGCGGTCGCGACCATCCCCGCGAACAGCGACAGGTGGCACAACAATCCGAACGCGAGCGCGCCGCCGAGGAATTCGGCGAGGTCGGTCGCCATCGCGGCGATCTCGGATGCGATCCACATGGCCCACACGACCGGCGCGGGAAAGCGGTCGCGACACAGTTCGGCGAGATTGCGGCCGGTCACGATGCCGAGCTTCGCCGACATCGCCTGGAACAGCATCGCGATCGCGTTCGCGGCCAGCACGACCCACAGCAGCCGGTAGCCGTATGCGGCGCCGGCCTGGATGTTGGTCGCGAAGTTGCCGGGGTCCATGTAGCCGATCGATGCGATCACGGCCGGGCCGACGAACGGCAGCAGCGCGGCGACGCCGGTGCGGCGCCCTTCCAGCGCGGCGCGCGCCGCGCCGTCGGCGTGCTCGGTGGGCCGGCCCGGCAGCGCGAAGCCGCCGGCAGGTTTGCTCGGGACGGGAAGCATGGTGGAGTTTCCGTTCGAATGAGTAAGACCGATTCGGGCGCACGTGCCGCGGCCGGCTTGCCGGCTGCCGGCCGTGGCGGGACGATGGCGGCGTTACAGCGGCACGACGTCGGGGCGATTGCGCGGAAACTGCGCGATCACGTCCGGCGCGACGTTCAGGTGCGCTTCGACGAGCTTCGGCGGCGTATGCGCGAGCCAGTCGGACAACGACACCTCCGCATAGCGGTCGGTCTTGAAGATCTCGAGGAACACGAGGTCGGTCCGGCCGGTGTTCTGCACGTAGTGACCGAGGCTCTTCTTCACATAGCCGACGTCGCCCGCGCGGAAGTCGGCCGTCTGCGCCTTCGGCCCCGTGTCGAACACCGTCATCCGCGCCTCGCCTTGCAGGTAGTACTGCCATTCGTCGGCGTTCGGGTGCCAGTGCAGCTCGCGCATGCCGCCCGGATGCACGGTCACGAGCGCCGCCGCGACGGTCGTCGACACGGTGAAGTTGGTGCTGTCCGCGATCCGCACCTCGCCGCCGCGCGTCTTCCTGACCGGCTTCATGTCGCCGAGCGAAAAGACGAACGGATGCGGCGGCGCACCGGCCGACGCGGCCGACGCGCGCTGCGCGTCCGCGAGCGGGCCCGGCTCGTCGCCCTGGAAAATCCACAGGTTGTCGAGCGGCACGTTCCTGAATGCGTCGGCCGGCACGCCGAAGTTGAGCGCGAGCACGTCGGGCGGCGTATGCGCGATCCAGTCGGTCAGCAACAGCGTGTTGAATTCCGATGCGCGGCCGTTATCGAATGCGAGCAGGAATTCGGCGCCGTCGCTGCCGAGGCCCTGCAGCGAATGCGGCAGGCCGGGCGGGAAATACCAGAGATCGCCGGTCTTGACGTCCTGCACCGACGGCCGGCCGAGCTCGTCGAGCACCGTGATCCGGCAGCGGCCGTCGAGCATGATGGCCCACTCGGCCTGCTGGTGCCAGTGCATCTCGCGAATGCCGCCGCGCGTCAGCCGCATGTTGACGCCGGAAATGGTTTCGGAAATCGCGAAATCGTCCTGCGTCACTTCGCGCGCCCAGCCGCCATTTTGAATGCGTTTATGGGCATTATTGAAAGACGCCCAGAATAACGGCATCCCGTTGATATCGGTGGCCGGCGGATCCTGAAAAGACGGAAATTGATTGGCGATGGCCGGATTTTTAGGCCCCGGGTCGGTCAGGCTCTGGCGATTGCGTGCATTCACCGCGCCTTCCGGCGGGCTGTCCGGATTGCCGAACGAGGCGGCCTTGGCCGATACCGCGATGCCCGCCGCAGCAATGGCGCCGGCCGTACTTGCCAGCATTTTGCGTCGAGAAAGATTCGTCATGATTTCCTCTTCATTCTTGCGATCGAGAGAATTCCGGTTACGGAATACTTGCCGTTTTCGGATTATCGAAAATCAAACATCCCGTGACGCAAGTTAAATCCAAATCACAGAAAAACTTAAATGAATTATTAACCTGAATTAATGACTTAATCTGATCGACTTTAATTTTGTAATTATTGCGGTGCGGAGGAACGCCGGGCGGCGGCGGATGTCGGCGAATCGGTGGGGTGCGGTGAATGCGGAAATACGACCGCGGCAGGTCGTGACGTCGCGCATGGCGACGGGAAGCAATCGAGGCGCGCCACGTGCCATCGCCGATGCGATGCAGCCGATTCGGAGAACCGATCGTGAAAAACGGAAAACGGGTGAACGCCGATCCGGCGACCACCGGCTAACCGGGCCGCGTCGGGCGCGGCTTACTCCCGCGGCATGTCG harbors:
- a CDS encoding oxalate decarboxylase family bicupin encodes the protein MTNLSRRKMLASTAGAIAAAGIAVSAKAASFGNPDSPPEGAVNARNRQSLTDPGPKNPAIANQFPSFQDPPATDINGMPLFWASFNNAHKRIQNGGWAREVTQDDFAISETISGVNMRLTRGGIREMHWHQQAEWAIMLDGRCRITVLDELGRPSVQDVKTGDLWYFPPGLPHSLQGLGSDGAEFLLAFDNGRASEFNTLLLTDWIAHTPPDVLALNFGVPADAFRNVPLDNLWIFQGDEPGPLADAQRASAASAGAPPHPFVFSLGDMKPVRKTRGGEVRIADSTNFTVSTTVAAALVTVHPGGMRELHWHPNADEWQYYLQGEARMTVFDTGPKAQTADFRAGDVGYVKKSLGHYVQNTGRTDLVFLEIFKTDRYAEVSLSDWLAHTPPKLVEAHLNVAPDVIAQFPRNRPDVVPL
- a CDS encoding ABC transporter substrate-binding protein, with the protein product MKHLLSRLFVSAALVALVPALPAQAATPPGIFVVATQLGEFTTLDPSGIYELVPSEYVANTYERLVRVDLKDPTRFDGQIAQSWTVGADGVTYTFKLRPGLTFHSGNPVTADDVAWSLQRTILLDKGPAGVLADLGLTKANVMQKVRAIDPQTVVLETDRKYAPSFVLNVLSACPASVFDKKLLLSHQQGNDFGSGWLRTNDAGSGPYQLVKWTPNESIVLQRFDKYRTPYPMKRVVLRHVPEASAQRLLLENGDADAARNLSPDSLAALSKAGKIKVASWPVSALLYLSLNTKNPNLAKPEVQQAMKWLVDYDGIQRNIVSTTYKVHQTFLPEGFLGASNARPYKQDVAKAKALLAKAGLPNGFDVTMDMPNDYPYLEIAQALQANFAQGGIRVKLIPGDAKQAIGKYRARQHDIFIGEWSPDYMDPNSNARGFAWNPDNSDQSPTKMLAWRNGWDIPQLTKDTEAALVEPSPAKRAQRYEALQKAVLANSPFIIMFEKVVQVATRPGATGPEIGPINDLVSYRTLAK
- a CDS encoding Nramp family divalent metal transporter; this encodes MLPVPSKPAGGFALPGRPTEHADGAARAALEGRRTGVAALLPFVGPAVIASIGYMDPGNFATNIQAGAAYGYRLLWVVLAANAIAMLFQAMSAKLGIVTGRNLAELCRDRFPAPVVWAMWIASEIAAMATDLAEFLGGALAFGLLCHLSLFAGMVATAFATCAILALEKRGFRPLEAAIAALVGVIGACYLGELLIAPQDWRAAAFHLVVPQIPDHAALTIAVGIIGATIMPHTLYLHSGLTQDRTAPRDDAQRRRLVRFSNREVAIALGLAGFVNLAMVMMASSAFRVAAPGMTDIGDAYHTLVPVLGPAAGALFLVALLTSGVSSSVVGTMAGQVVMQGFIHRRLSIWVRRAVTIAPAFAVVVLGCDVTRAMVASQVVLSFVLPMPMIALVVLSARKDVMGAYAMRMPLRIVAGAATVVIVGLNAYLVWAAFD